A genomic segment from Capra hircus breed San Clemente chromosome 7, ASM170441v1, whole genome shotgun sequence encodes:
- the LOC102188848 gene encoding olfactory receptor-like protein OLF4, translating into MVPRNLTHVSEFLLLGFSEEPELQPLIFGPFLSMYLITVFGNLLIILAISSDPHLHTPMYFFLSNLSIVDICITSTITPKMLCNIQTQSHIITYEGCMIQMYFFMLFAGLDDFLLTVMAYDRFVAICHPLHYTVIMSPRRCGILVLVSWIVSVLHSLLETLMVLMLSFCREMKIPHYFCELKQLIQLACSNNFLNELVMNFAAGLLGGAPLAGILYTYCKIASSICRISSAQGKYKAFSTCASHLSVVSLFYCTCLGVYLSSAAPHNPHSSAAASVMYTVVTPMLNPFIYSLRNRDIKRALRAFFQM; encoded by the coding sequence ATGGTACCAAGGAACCTAACACATGTTTCagaatttcttcttctgggattttcAGAAGAACCAGAACTGCAGCCCCTCATATTTGGACCTTTCCTCTCCATGTACCTGATCACTGTGTTTGGAAACCTGCTCATCATCCTGGCCATCAGCTCAGACCCCCATCTCCATACTCCCATGTACTTCTTTCTCTCCAACCTATCCATTGTAGACATCTGtatcacctccaccatcaccccAAAGATGCTGTGTAACATCCAGACACAGAGCCACATTATAACCTATGAAGGCTGCATGATTCAGATGTATTTTTTCATGCTGTTTGCAGGGTTGGATGACTTCCTCCTGACTGTGATGGCTTATGACCGCTTTGTGGCCATCTGCCACCCTCTTCACTACACGGTCATCATGAGCCCACGACGCTGTGGAATTCTGGTTTTGGTTAGCTGGATCGTTAGTGTCCTACATTCCTTGTTAGAAACTTTAATGGTATTGATGCTGTCCTTCTGCAGAGAGATGAAAATTCCTCACTATTTCTGTGAACTCAAGCAGTTGATTCAACTTGCGTGTTCCAACAATTTTCTTAATGAACTGGTGATGAATTTTGCAGCTGGGCTTCTGGGTGGTGCTCCCCTTGCTGGTATCCTTTACACTTACTGTAAGATAGCTTCCTCAATATGTAGAATCTcatcagctcaggggaagtataAGGCATTCTCCACCTGTGCATCTCACCTCTCTGTCGTCTCCTTATTTTACTGTACATGCTTGGGAGTGTATCTTAGCTCTGCTGCTCCCCACAACCCACACTCAAGTGCAGCAGCCTCAGTGATGTACACCGTGGTCAcacccatgctgaaccccttcaTCTACAGTCTGAGGAACAGAGACATTAAGAGAGCTCTAAGAGCGTTCTTTCAAATGTGA